ATCCATAATATACCTCCTTGTATTGTTGTGAAATCAATTTACTAGATTTAGATTACTTTTAAAATGTGAGAAGGTTTGTTGATGTACCCGCCTTTTATTTAAAAAAACGCATTATGTTTTTGAAATTTCTGTTAAAAAATTTCGTGGTCCAACTTTGGCACCGTAACCACTAGACATTTTTTACGACGACAACAAAATGATATTAGATAGAACAGGGCTTATGCAAAAAAATTGTAACTTCTTTTATCCAAATGCCTGCCCTGGACGTTATAGAAGGAGGTGCAAAAATGAGTTCGTCAGGTATCCCGCTAAATCCTTTGCCGTGATCCACGGCAAAATAGATCAGTCATTTAAACTTTCACAATCTAGCTTGAAGCTTGCGGACTTTTTTTGATGGCTTCTGCTTATTGGAGAGGGATAAGACAGATGATCTTCAATTTGAATTTATGGGCTTTAACTCAGATGACGAAATGAGAAACTTTGCTTCAAGGTTCGCAGAAGCACTTCATCACGAAGCGACTAGCGAATTTAAAGTGAGGCTCGTGATTGAAAAACGTAAGAACGCCGTTTGTGCTTCCTGCCGAATTGCTTCTTAAAGAAGGGAGGGTTTTATAAATTTAGATGGCGCAAGAATTTATAATGAGGGAGTCAGGTTTGGCCACGACAATGAAGAAAAAATTCGGCACATCGTAAGCGACGTGAACTCCGTCTTTCCAATTTCAGAAGTTAGCATGAGATTCGTTAAGACCGGTCATGATTACGAGGGCTTACTTTGGGGCAAGGGAAATGCAGGTTAAGTTTCAGGCGGAATTTATGGAACTGAAATCAAAAAAGACTTTGGATAGTACAAAGAAGATTTCACATCCACGTGTGAAACTAGGACAGCGAAATTTCAGAATATCAGCTGTCGACACAGGGATGACTTAATTAAATTATTACCCGCATTAGCGGTACTGGAGAGGAGGACAAAATGTTTACTGAATCAATTCAACAAATACAACAAACATATTTTAAAGCCGATACGACTCACTTCAATCATAACAGCGAAACGATTCATGATATTTTTCAGCGCTGCCTGAACAATAGTCATCACTCTAGTTCTCCCAAGATTGAAGTAACGTGTTTTCTCGTTCCGTTTGGTGGAGTTTTCGCCGGTCGATCATACAAATTTAAGCTCGAATCTAACTCAAAGGAATACACACTGGACCTGAATAAAACCCATGAAGGTGTTGCAAAAAAAATTGAATGGGAAGAAGTCACCGTCAAAGGTTGGCTGGCTTTGGTTAAAGAGCTTTCTCGGTCTGGAAAATTTCATTTGATTGCAACGGCAAAGGGATCTTCGCTTGCAAGATTCGGTGATGCAGGAATTACGGAGGATGAAAATCTTTGGATAAGACCACTCAATGTGCTTCTTTAAACAGAGCGGGATGCCGTTATAGAAGAAGCCAATGAAGAATTGGGCGGAATTGATGTTCTTATAAACAATGCTGGCTATTGTCTGCGTGGAGTTGTTGAGCAAGTCAACGAAACTGAAAGACTCAAGCAGATAGGAGAATCTCTCCATCGACGCCAGAAAAAATTGCTAGAAAAATCATTAGGGTCATTAACAGTAAAAACCCACCGTTGCAGGTTACTGTGACTGTGGATTCCTACTTCTTTGGTCTAATCAGAAAGCTGTTATCTAGAAAGCTCTATCACGAAATTATGTATTGCTCATTACCCAAGGTTTTTCGTTGGGGTGAAGATGAGCACTACTTTATGGATACGGAATATGAGCGACGTGAACCTGAAAAAGAGCTAACTGAGCAGAAGTTTCCCTTGCCAGATCCGAACTCAATTAGGAGGCCGTCTAAATCGGAGAGGTCAGGTAAGAACGATTTAACTATTTTGAATGGTATGGGGTCGTTTCACAGCAATAAAGGCGCCTAGCAAACTTTAGCCATAAAATGCTACTTTATCTGGAGAACTAGAATATCTCCTGTGCGGGTAAAAATCTCAGAAAGACCTACCGAATGGATCCTGTTTTTTAACCTCACTGTATGATGTGGCTAGATTCAGTGCGAACATTTACAGTTGTTAAACTCATAGGATTTGTAAAATTCTTTGACATTTCAAAAATAGATTCATAAAAACAAGACTTTATCTAAATTTTCTGATTTAATTTTGCCTTAACAAATAGTTTATTTTTCTTGGTTGCCTCTAGCTTGGAGTTGGCTCAGTGTTTTTATTGGCTTAGCTTTTGTATCGTGTATCGATTACAGGGGGTTTCATGAACTACAATCTTATTCGATCTTTTTTAATCCTATTTGCCACGGCAAATCTATTTCATCAAGCGAAGGCGGCTGGTACCATCTTTGATGCATCAAGTGTCGACTATGGAGCAAAAAAAAATTTGTATTTCCTATCTGGACGCCTACAATTTCTTAAACATAGTAAAACTCTCGTCACGATAGAATCAAAAAATCAGGAGGAGCTCACATGGCAAAAAAAGTCTCTCGCCAATTGCACTCAGTTGGCAATCACTATAGCCCAATTAAACAGGAAAAGTAGTCCCAAAGAGCCCTACGAAGCGGGAATTTCTGCTAGCGTGATCACTAAAAAAACCGGATTCGGTTATTTCAATTGCACCGTGGTTAAATCCCTCAAACCAGTCGGGAAAATAGTTGGAAAAGGAAAGAGCTAAGATTTTATGAGAATACTTTTTATACTTTTTTCTATTTCGACTCTATTAATTGTCTCCCTAACGGGTAAAAAAGAAAAAAATAGAAATAATAAAGAGGTAATCCAAACTAAAATAAAACAATCTACCATGCCTTTTCAAGAAAAAGGCATGGGGATTGCCAGCGACCTCCATATAAAAGATTCCCATACAAGTGAAGCTCATCAAAAAGGTAAAGGTTATCTAAAAACTATACCTCCTAAGACTTTACCCTTGTCTGCTGCTCAAACGCCTTCGACAAATACTGTTACAACCTCTACGACTGAAGGAAATAATCACCTTGATTACGAGTATTCAGAACTAATTGGAAATAGGCTTGATGAAATCATTAAAAGACAAAACTCTGATGATGATCCAGAGTCTATACAAAATCAACTTGATTTCCTCGTTTATCAATGTTCTTCCTATGAAGAGCGGTTAGGATATCAGGAAAAAATAGATAAAATTTCTGAAGATATTGAATATTTAGATTCAAAGGATTCATTTACCTATGAATAATTTTTAGGTAAAAAATTATTTAAGGGCTAGTGAGGATAAAAGCTATTTCGGCTTACCTTCCTAAGTATTCCCCGGCGGGTCCTTGCTCCTGAATTAACAAGCAATTAAAATAATGGAACTTCGTAGCTGGTTTGATGAGATATCAAATCAACATGTAGACGATTCAAATAACGCAGAGCAAACGTCAAGACTGTTGCTGTTAGATTTGAATTTTTTTCCAATTCAGAAAAACTCATAATAGTTTTTCCGATGAATGAAGGTTGAAAATATAAACAAATGTCTCAAAAATAGAAATCAATCACAACTCAAGCCAAAATTCTTAAAAAAAATCGACATAGTAGTGTTAACTAATTTAAATATAAAACTTACTTTATCATTTTAATACTCATATAACATATTAATTATATTAGGTATTAGTAGGTTATATAAATATCTTTGTTCACAAATGTTAATTTTATATTAAATTTTTGAAGTATTTGGCATTCTGTACTTGGATCTAAATTAGAGGAACAAGAGGATGTGTTCAAAGTTTAGAACAGGGACTTCTCGAGAGTTAGAAATTAAACTTTAAAAATGCGAAAGCAAAGGAAAATTTTATGAATAACAAAAATATATTATTAAAAAAATTAACATTAACTACGGCAGGCATTGCACTCACTTTAAGTCAAATTGGCTGTAACAAAAAAGCAGAAACAGCAGCGGCTTCGGTTTCAACTTCCTTTAACATGACGGCTTCTAATAAAGCGGCAACGGTTGCCATGAAGCCTTCACTACTTAATTTGTTAGTTCCAAAAGCTTTGGCTTTAGTTCCAGCAAATATAACTGATTCATCAGGACTAAGTATGGCTCTAACTAAATCATGGGTTGTTATTAAAGAAGTTGAGTTTAAAACTTCCGAAACTACTTCTTCTGAAGAGTCATCAAGTTCAGAAGTTTCATTCAAAGGGCCATACTATGTTGATCTATTATCAAACGCTCCTCCAGCGTTAGATGTTAAAACAATACCAGCAACGCCTTTTCAGAGAATAAAAATGAAACTAGAAAAAACTGGAACGACCCTACCTAGTGGCGCGCCAAACGAATTAGCTTCAAATAGTATCTTTATCGCCGGGACAATTGGCTCCGGAGGATCTGCTGTTAGTTTTACTTTTGCTTCTGACGATGGTAGCGAATACCAAATCAGCGGCCCCAAAGCAGTGACTCCAAAAGAGGGAACGCAAATATTGGTTGAGATCAACTTTTCCAATATTTTTAAACAAATCAACATGTCCACAGTCACAAATGGAGAAGCTATTAGTTCCAGCAACAGACACGCAGGCACACATCTTTGTGATAACATAGACACAAGTGCAAATGATATTTATACTTGTATCAGAAAAGGATTAGAAAAGCATGCCGACGTAGGTGAAGACTCTGACAAAAGCGGAGACTTAGAATCTGATGAATCAGGAGTAAAACGGTAGTACGATAATGGGTAAAAATCAATTAACACAACCTACGCTTAAATCCACTCCCAACGTCTTCGAATTCGAAGACGTTGGGTCTTTTCTAAAAGAATGGTTACTTCATATTAAAACACAATACAAACTAAGCCTTCGTGATATCACCAAAGAGTCAGAGCTGTCCGTTGGCTACCTTTCCATGGTGTTAAATGGAAAGCGACGACTCAGTGAAAAAGCTCTACAAAAATTACTTATCCATCTTAAATTAAATCCTACAGAAAGAAAATTTTTAACACTACTTCATACCGTTGGCGAAACTGAATCCGCACTTCTTCGCGTAGAAGCCTTAAGTGAAATGGCAAAAATTGCTTCTTTTAAAAAATCAAATCAAAAAGAATTTGATACCCATAGGTATTTAACTAAATGGTTTTTTGTCGCCATCAGAGAAATGGTTTTGCTTCCTGATTTTTGCAATGATCCGATATGGATACAAGAACGACTACGCGGACGCATCAGCTTAAAAGAAGCTGCCGAGGCGATGGAATTTCTAGAGGAAAGAAAATTAATCGTTAAAGATCAGAATGGAAAATATGTATTACCGTCCGTCGACTTAAGTTGTAAAGAAGGCGTTTACAAAATAAGCTTAGGCGAATTTCACAGGCAAGTTCTTGAAATGGCTCACCGATCAATACATGAAGTTCCAAGAGACAAAAGATATATCCTGGGACGAACTGTTGCTATATCTAAAAAAGAATTTTTAAAAGCTAAAGAAATTTTCGATGAAGCTTTAAAACAAATTGAACAATTAGGAAAAACTTCTGATAACAATCAAGAAGTCTATCATTTTGAATTAGTAACATTCCCAATGACTGAAAAAAAGGAAGATGACAATGAAAAATAATTTCAACTTAATACTACTCGCCCTTATCTCAATACTGATTTCTTGTGCCAAAAAAGATCCCGGAACATCTACGGGAAATCCCTTAGTTAATCTTTCCATGACTTCATCTAATAGCGTTGCAACAGTTGCAACCAATTTCTATAATAAGTTATTTTCACTATTGATCCCAACAACACAAGCTAAACTTCCACCTAGCCTGATGTCAGACAGCCAAGCCAATTCCATCACAATAAGTAGCTTCTGGGTCTCACTTGGCGAAATCGAATTAAAAGCCAATGAAGCTGCAGAGGCTAGTGAATCTGAAAACGCAGAAACATCATTTGCAGGACCCTACAATATCGATATGCTAAGCGATACTCCTTCAAACTTTACAACAGGCCGCATCCCCTTATCTTCATTTAGACGCTTAAAGTATAAATTTAAAAAAATACTTTCACTACCAGACTCTGCCCCAACAGGTGCTTTAAATAAGGCTGTCTATATATCAGGTTCTGTCAATGGAAAACCTTTTATATTTTCTTCAAGTTCTGAAATAGAAATGTCAATTGCTGGATCTAATGCTGTCGTGGCTGAAGATTCAACAACAATATTGATTCAAGTGCAAATTGCTAATTTAATTAGAAAGATTAATTTTTCAGCTGTTACTGCTGTTACAACTACTGATATTAATGAAGGTAATCGCCTAACAAGTGGCACGGTTATCTGTCCACAGATAGATACCTCTTTAACTGATGTCTATAACTGTGTATTAAAAGGACTTTCAACAGAAGCTAATCTTGGCAAGGATGTAAACAAAGATGGCTCCCTTGATAACGATGAGCCATCAGTTAAATAATCGTCTCTGAATTTTCTTGGGTTTGGTAACTCAGACTCTTGTTCCGATCCTAAAGCGTTTCAAGGACGATTAATTGTAAATTGAAAGTTTTGACCAAAGTTTGAGTAGTAGCCCCCTTTGGAATTTTCAATATAAATTTCAAATTGACCCGAAAAATTACGTCCCAAAGGAATTGTCGATAGATATCCCGCTCGAGCCTCACTAAGTATGCTTCTACCAATTTCATGGCCGTTAGCTATTGCGATAGCCCATAGCGAACCGTAAGATCCGTGTCCGAGATTGATCTGGGCATTGCCTGGGATCATGATACTAACATAGACCCCTTGATAATCCTCGAAGTAGCTTGCGCAAACCTCTTTGAAACAATCAATTTTAGGATATTTTGGGACTGACACCGCTGCGCGAGCCATAGGACCCGCCAACATAAACATTCCCATAACAAGAACTGATAATAATTTCTTTGAAGACACCATATTTTCTGACATTTTGAACTCCTTTTTTTTCTTTTTGAAATATCTAACAGCATTTAAGATTTCATAATATTACTTTTATTATTCGATATATTAATGTAAATATTAATATATTAAAGCTTAACCCTTCCAGATGGAAATGCCGGAATGAATTTTAAACTGATTTCTTACTTTATAGATATTGCCCAAAAAAAAAGTTTTAGCGAAGCCTCTCTTCGCAACCATATCAGTCTTCCGGCCATGAGCCAGGCCATCAAAAGGTTGGAACAAGACCTTGGATTCCCATTATTCCAGCATGGAAAAAATAAATTTGCGCTTTCTCCAGAAGGGGAAATTTTTTTACCCCAGGCCGATCAAATCCTCAAATCCTGGAAGGAGATTAAGAAAATAAATTCGAAGTCGCCAAAATCGACCGAAAATCAGGAAATTATTTCATTAGCGGCGCCCTCAAGTCTCTATAGCTCAATTTTTATTGAAGAATTGAGCCGACTCTGTGTTGCGCAAGAGTTTCAACTCCGATTGTTTACTGGGAACAGCCGAGAGATTAGACATCTTCTAGAGTCCCGTACCTGTGATTTTGCAATCTGTCTTGATGATCCCTTCCTGAAAAATTTTACCTCCCAGTCGCTCTACAAGGGGTATTTTGGGCTTTTTCAAAGCCTTAATTACAGTAAGGGAGAGGCTTTGATTGTTGGTGATTTTGGACTTGAAGTGAAAAATCTGATGGCTTTCTATCAAATGAAATTCAAGAGACCCTTACCTATAGTTGCAGAAGTAGCGAGCTGGGATTTAATAGCCCAACTTGTCGAGCTAAAAACGGGGCAGGGGCTTTTACCCGATTTTCATAAGATCACACGAAGCAAAAACGTCATCCAGGTCTTAAAAAAATACCCGCAGACAAGTTATGAGATTAAAATTTACGCCCATTCCAACAGTTCAAATAGGCTCTTTAACTTTCTTGCCGACAAATTTAAAAATCGCCTGGTGAAATAACTTGAATGGGATTGGCTCGTCTAAATAAGGATTTCAAGGCGTAAGTATAGATGACATTGTTGCAAAAACAAAATTGGACTTGGGATAGGCCCTGGTTGATGAAGTCATCAAACCTCAAATAAGTCGGTAGCCAACACCAGGCTCGGTCAAAAGGTGTTTTGGTTCAGAAGGATTTTTTTCTATCTTTTTTCTCAGTTGATTAACGTAAATCCGCAAGTAGTGGCTCTGGTCCTCGGCAAGACTGCCCCAAATTTGTTTCAATAACTGGGTTTGTGGAACAACTTTACCATGATCCCTGACAAGTCTGGAAAGAACTTCGTATTCTGTTGCCGTCAATTTTATTTCTTTGCCAGATACAATTACTTTTTTTTGTGACAAATCAACTTCTAAATCATCCGAGATGAAAATTGGAGTTGCCTCTATCAATCCAATATTTCTAAGTGCTACGCGGACACGAGCAAGCAGCTCCTTGGCCCCAAATGGCTTTGTTAGGTAGTCATCTGCCCCGGCATCGAGAAGTTGAACTTTAACTTGCTCTCCATCCATCACCGTCAAAATAATTATTGGGACTCTCGTCCATTTTCTCAAAGTCTTTAGCACTTCTAGACCATTCATGTCTGGCAACCCTAAATCAAGAAGCACAAGATGAGGATGAAACTCAGATACCTTTTCCATACCTGACTTGCCGTCAACAGCCTCAGCTATTTTATACCCATTTCCCTCAAGACTCATCTTGACGATGTTTCGAATCGCCTGTTCATCATCAATCAGAAGAATACGAACATCATTACTCATTTGCAGATTCTCCTGGGATTTTCGGCTGAGCCTCCAGAGGCAATTCGACGATAAAACAAGCCCCGTGCGGATTCACATTATGAATACTGACGCGGCCTTTGTGTAACTCAATAATGCTTTTCACTATTGAAAGTCCCAAACCTGTTCCACCTGTGGGACTTCCTGGAACACGATAAAATTTATCAAAAACTTTATCCATTGATTCTTCCGGAATACCAGGCCCCTGATCTTCAATTTCTAATACAAAATGTGAGTCAGCACGTCTCTGAGTGATTTTAATTTGTGTTCCTGTCGGAGAATACATTGCTGCGTTTAGAATTATATTTGAGAGGGCATGTTCCATAAGTCTATAGTCCATCTTTACCAAATGAATTTCATCAATGAAATTTATTTGAATCTTATGTTGGGATAGTGACTTTTCAAGTTTTTTTAATACGACACTCAGCAGATCGCTGAAGTCATGCCACTCTAATTTCAAAGACAATACTCCCGAATTAAGTCGGCTCATATCCAAAAGATTTTCAATAACTCGGTTTAAACGGTCACCTGCCTCATTTAATCCTAAAGCAATCTCTTTTACATATCTATTTCCACCTGTAAGCTCATCACTTTCTAATGCCGATGCAGCACCTAAAATGGCAGTGAGTGGCGTTCTCATTTCATGAGAAATGGAGCTTAGCAAGGTCTGATGAAGTTCTTCAGAATCCTTCAAACGTTGAGTTTCAGCAAAACGTTTTGTCAAAAAGTGTTTTTCAATTGAAGCCCCAAGCTGTCGAACAATAGAAAGAAGAAGGCTCTCCTTCTCAAGATCAAGTTTCCGAGCTTTCTTTGTTGGTTGAAACACAAAAACTCCGACAGTTTCAGAAGTTCCCTTAAGAGGAACAAATAACGCGCGTGACTGTGCAAGAGTGTCAGTAGACCAGCCAGCAGATTTCTTATTTTCAAAGCACCACTGAGCAACAGCCTGATCTTTTTCGTTGAGTCTAACAGAATAAGATTTTGCCTCTTCAAACTCAAGTTTACCCTGACTCGATTTCAAAACAACTCCACATGAAGCATCTAGCAAAGCGCCAACTCTCTTAGTAACTTTACTTAAAAAATCTGATTTCTCTGTCGCATTTGCTATGTCTTTAAGGACCTCATAAAGAACATTAGTTCGTTCCTCACGCTCGCGCATCACTTTCTCATGAAAACGAATTCGATTGGTCAAAAATCCAGTGATCAAAGCGACGACAAAGAACGCAATACACATTAAAAAATCTTCAGTATTGTTAATTGCGAATGTCATCTTTGGTTGTATAAAAAAATAGTCCCAAATAAGAGTGCTCATGCTTGCCGCAAATACCACAGCTCCGATAGAGCCAAACATTCCAACAATAATTGTCGCCAAAAGAAAGATAAAGCCAACTGCTCTATATCCAATGTAACCATCTAGAGCTGCACCCAAAAAACTAACTCCAACAATTGAACAAAAAGTGTTCCAATATTTTACAATACCCGTTTTTGATCGATAATAGGAGAGTTCATCGATGAGACTTGGTTTAATTAACGAGACTCCCTCTTGTCTAATAATATGTACATCAACTTCAAGACTTTCGCGAACAAGTCTCTCTAAAAGATTTCCCCTTTCAATAACATCCCGAAACCATCTACGGGTTGGTCGACCTACAATAACCTGAGTCACATTTTTAACTCTACAAATTCTTCGCACCGCTGAAGGTACGTCCACCTCCGTGGTGGTGATCACTTCTGCCTTAAGTTCTCGTGCAAGATTGAGGTTTTTTACCAGTTGGGCTTGATCGGTATCATTTAATGAAATTCCAGTATCGACATGCAATGCGATCCAAGGCGCCTCAAGATTATAGGATAGCCGCCGAGTTGCACGGATCAGTTTTTCAGAATAAGGGCTATGGCTAACCGCCGCCAGCAACCTTTCATTTGTCTGCCATGGGCTTCCTTCAGCTCTGACACTGACAAATCTCTGTAAATCCTGATCAACACGCTCTGCCGTCATTCTTAGGGCAATTTCACGAAGTGCTGTTAGCTTGTCTTCTTTAAAAAAGTTCTGCGCCGCTCGATCCGCTTTATCGCCAAGATAGACTTTTCCCTCTTTCAATCTCTTGAGAAGTTCAGTCGGTGCAATGTCCACAAGTTCAACTTGACTGGCGCGTTCCAAAATACTGTCTGGCACTGTTTCGCGAATGGGAATACCCGTAATGGCTTCGACTGAGTCTTTGCGACTTTCAAGATGTTGAACATTGAAAGCGGTGAATACATCAATGTGAGCATCCAGGATTTCTAAGACGTCTTGATATCTCTTTTCATGTCGAGATCCAGGAGCGTTAGAATGTGCCAACTCATCAACAACAACAAGCTCAGGTCGCCTACGAAGAATTTCTTCAAGATCCATTTCTTCGAGAGTAGCACCACGATATTTGACTTTCTTTTTCTGAATAACAGGAAGACCCTCTGTAAGAGCCACTGTCTCAGATCTTCCGTGCGTCTCAACAATCCCTACGACGACGTCAGCTCCCTCTTTTAATTTTTGATGGGCTGCCCGAAGCATGGCACAGGTTTTTCCTACGCCTGCCGACATGCCCAAAAAAATTCGGAGCTTTCCTTGTTTTTGTTTTTTTTCTTCCTCTTCCATGGCACTCAAGAGCGCATCTGGATCAGGTCGGTTATCAGAATTCAATTGAATCTCCTATTGCATACTATTTTGTCTTCAGCGGCGCTGACTCAATGCCTTGAGCCGTATCAAGGGCCATATTGAGGACGAGAACATTCACCCTCGCCTCCCCAAGAATTCCGAACTGTCGACCTTCGCTTGCTTGTTCTATGAGGCTTTGTACTTTCTCATTCGTGATATTCCTTGCTTTTGCCACCCGTTGTAATTGGTACTGTGCGGCCGCTGGACTTATATGAGGGTCCAAACCGCTGCCTGAGGCAAAAAGTAAGTCGTGCGGAGGCTCCACCGTTTGTTCTGGATGAGCTGCCTTCAGTTTGGTTTTCCTCTCATCAACGATTTTCTTTAAATCGGCACTTGCCAGTCCAAGATTTGATCCACCTGATGGAAGCGGATTGTAGTCAACTGCCGATGGTCTTGACCAAAAATACTCAGATTTCTCAAACTTCTGAGCAATCAATCGAGATCCAACGACTTGACCACCTCGAGTTAAAAAATCTCCGCTTGCTTGGCGTTGAAATATGGCTTGAGAAATTCCCGTCATGACAAAGGGGTAAAGAAAACCAAGTAAAACTATCATAAACAGTTTAAATCGAATTGCAGGCATTACATATTTCATAAAAACTCCCTTTGGTCTAAACCAAACCAATAGACGTGATTAGGATATCAATCAGCTTAATTCCAATAAATGGAATGATAATGCCGCCAATACCGTAAATTAATAAATTTCTTCTCAGAACTGCCGATGATCCTTCTGCAAGATAAGGTACCCCTTTAAGAGCCAGTGGAATCAATGCCACAATGACAAGTGCATTAAAAATAACTGCGCTTAAAATTGCACTTTGTGGAGACACTAGCCGCATGACGTTCAACACAGCCAATGGCCCTTCTTTTGTTCCCTGAATAATATAAAGTGTACTAAAAAGGGCCGGAAGAATCGCAAAATACTTAGCCACATCATTGGCAATACTAAATGTAGTCAGTGAACCCCTGGTCATTAAAAGCTGTTTGCCAATTTCAACAATTTCAATCAGCTTCGTAGGGTTGCTATCAAGATCCACCATATTTCCTGCCTCACGTGCGGCCTGCGTTCCCGAATTCATTGCCACACCGACATCAGCTTGGGCTAATGCAGGGGCATCGTTGGTACCATCACCGGTCATCGCGACGAGATGACCCATGGCCTGCTCATCCCGAATGCGCTTCAATTTTGTTTCAGGAGTTGCTTGCGCCATGAAATCATCGACACCAGCCTCAGCAGCAATAGCAGCGGCGGTTAGAGCATTATCACCCGTAATCATAACAGTCCTAATTCCCATTTTCCTGAGCTCAGAAAAGCGCTCTTTAATCCCACCTTTCACGATGTCCTTCAGTTGCACAACACCAAGAATCTCCTTGCCATCTGCAACAACCAAAGGAGTCCCTCCTTTTTTGGCAACTCCATCAATAATTCCATCCAAATCTTGAG
The DNA window shown above is from Deltaproteobacteria bacterium and carries:
- a CDS encoding TIGR02147 family protein, encoding MGKNQLTQPTLKSTPNVFEFEDVGSFLKEWLLHIKTQYKLSLRDITKESELSVGYLSMVLNGKRRLSEKALQKLLIHLKLNPTERKFLTLLHTVGETESALLRVEALSEMAKIASFKKSNQKEFDTHRYLTKWFFVAIREMVLLPDFCNDPIWIQERLRGRISLKEAAEAMEFLEERKLIVKDQNGKYVLPSVDLSCKEGVYKISLGEFHRQVLEMAHRSIHEVPRDKRYILGRTVAISKKEFLKAKEIFDEALKQIEQLGKTSDNNQEVYHFELVTFPMTEKKEDDNEK
- a CDS encoding LysR family transcriptional regulator, which gives rise to MNFKLISYFIDIAQKKSFSEASLRNHISLPAMSQAIKRLEQDLGFPLFQHGKNKFALSPEGEIFLPQADQILKSWKEIKKINSKSPKSTENQEIISLAAPSSLYSSIFIEELSRLCVAQEFQLRLFTGNSREIRHLLESRTCDFAICLDDPFLKNFTSQSLYKGYFGLFQSLNYSKGEALIVGDFGLEVKNLMAFYQMKFKRPLPIVAEVASWDLIAQLVELKTGQGLLPDFHKITRSKNVIQVLKKYPQTSYEIKIYAHSNSSNRLFNFLADKFKNRLVK
- a CDS encoding response regulator; the protein is MSNDVRILLIDDEQAIRNIVKMSLEGNGYKIAEAVDGKSGMEKVSEFHPHLVLLDLGLPDMNGLEVLKTLRKWTRVPIIILTVMDGEQVKVQLLDAGADDYLTKPFGAKELLARVRVALRNIGLIEATPIFISDDLEVDLSQKKVIVSGKEIKLTATEYEVLSRLVRDHGKVVPQTQLLKQIWGSLAEDQSHYLRIYVNQLRKKIEKNPSEPKHLLTEPGVGYRLI
- a CDS encoding sensor histidine kinase KdpD produces the protein MNSDNRPDPDALLSAMEEEEKKQKQGKLRIFLGMSAGVGKTCAMLRAAHQKLKEGADVVVGIVETHGRSETVALTEGLPVIQKKKVKYRGATLEEMDLEEILRRRPELVVVDELAHSNAPGSRHEKRYQDVLEILDAHIDVFTAFNVQHLESRKDSVEAITGIPIRETVPDSILERASQVELVDIAPTELLKRLKEGKVYLGDKADRAAQNFFKEDKLTALREIALRMTAERVDQDLQRFVSVRAEGSPWQTNERLLAAVSHSPYSEKLIRATRRLSYNLEAPWIALHVDTGISLNDTDQAQLVKNLNLARELKAEVITTTEVDVPSAVRRICRVKNVTQVIVGRPTRRWFRDVIERGNLLERLVRESLEVDVHIIRQEGVSLIKPSLIDELSYYRSKTGIVKYWNTFCSIVGVSFLGAALDGYIGYRAVGFIFLLATIIVGMFGSIGAVVFAASMSTLIWDYFFIQPKMTFAINNTEDFLMCIAFFVVALITGFLTNRIRFHEKVMREREERTNVLYEVLKDIANATEKSDFLSKVTKRVGALLDASCGVVLKSSQGKLEFEEAKSYSVRLNEKDQAVAQWCFENKKSAGWSTDTLAQSRALFVPLKGTSETVGVFVFQPTKKARKLDLEKESLLLSIVRQLGASIEKHFLTKRFAETQRLKDSEELHQTLLSSISHEMRTPLTAILGAASALESDELTGGNRYVKEIALGLNEAGDRLNRVIENLLDMSRLNSGVLSLKLEWHDFSDLLSVVLKKLEKSLSQHKIQINFIDEIHLVKMDYRLMEHALSNIILNAAMYSPTGTQIKITQRRADSHFVLEIEDQGPGIPEESMDKVFDKFYRVPGSPTGGTGLGLSIVKSIIELHKGRVSIHNVNPHGACFIVELPLEAQPKIPGESANE
- the kdpC gene encoding potassium-transporting ATPase subunit KdpC; its protein translation is MKYVMPAIRFKLFMIVLLGFLYPFVMTGISQAIFQRQASGDFLTRGGQVVGSRLIAQKFEKSEYFWSRPSAVDYNPLPSGGSNLGLASADLKKIVDERKTKLKAAHPEQTVEPPHDLLFASGSGLDPHISPAAAQYQLQRVAKARNITNEKVQSLIEQASEGRQFGILGEARVNVLVLNMALDTAQGIESAPLKTK